A single genomic interval of Notolabrus celidotus isolate fNotCel1 chromosome 13, fNotCel1.pri, whole genome shotgun sequence harbors:
- the LOC117824100 gene encoding uncharacterized protein LOC117824100 — translation MAGFLTSGAVLLVVLIASSYGYPSKMALAPAPAPAAPEVVVQPQPATYSVQPVAVSQGTNIPAASGYIRSAPGGFQHASDQEVAWEVQPLSLLTGVSPAAAVDAEPLGLGYGNQPQYNGGDLSQYGGSYEHGNSESETHGLGYQSQSLDVQAPAEVQISEAQPLGLSSFGSWPSFSYLYDYMFMTGQYPPGTLTHSSESFEQGADHWQDAHYQRYYIPSYTITELQPAPVQQAPKGKMPSQPVKQTVGKGGY, via the exons ATGGCTGGTTTCCTCACCTCTGG ggCTGTGCTCCTTGTTGTGCTGATTGCTTCAAGCTATGGCTACCCTTCAAAAATGG CTCTAGCTccagcaccagcaccagctGCTCCTGAAGTAGTTGTTCAACCTCAACCTGCTACATATTCAGTCCAACCAGTGGCAGTTTCTCAAGGCACTAACATTCCTGCAGCATCAGGCTACATCAGAAGCGCTCCAGGTGGTTTCCAACATGCCTCTGACCAAG AAGTTGCCTGGGAAGTTCAACCCCTCAGTCTTCTTACTGGTGTaagccctgctgctgctgttgacgCTGAGCCTCTTGGCCTCGGCTATGGGAATCAGCCACAGTACAATGGAGGTGACCTGTCCCAGTACGGGGGGAGCTATGAGCATGGAAACTCTGAATCTGAAACCCATGGACTAGGTTACCAGTCCCAGTCTCTTGATGTCCAAGCTCCAGCTGAAGTGCAAATCAGTGAAGCTCAGCCATTAGGCCTTAGCAGCTTTGGAAGTTGGCCCTCATTCTCATACCTGTACGACTACATGTTTATGACCGGCCAGTATCCTCCAGGCACCCTCACCCACTCCAGCGAAAGCTTTGAGCAGGGAGCAGACCACTGGCAAGATGCCCACTACCAGAGGTACTACATCCCTAGCTACACTATTACTGAGCTCCAGCCTGCCCCTGTTCAACAGGCTCCCAAGGGAAAAATGCCAAGCCAACCTGTGAAGCAAACTGTTGGCaag GGTGGATACTGA